AAAAGAGAGTAAGGGGTGGAAATCTCTTCAAAACCAGCTATCGGTTGATATTCATCCAATTCAACTTCTTCCGTTAAAACTTCTTCTTCATTAGATGGCTGATTGGACATAACACCTTTCCACCAGCCCAATGATTTGCTTTTCGTTTCTTTTGTCATGTTTTCATCTCCTACTTCTTTAATAAGCCTAAAGTCTTGGTCCATTTATCAAAATGCGACAAAAATAGAAATCTATTAATTAATTCCTATTCTCGGTTAAGAAAATTACGTCAAATATACCATTATTATCTATCTTTTATTGTAAGATTATGTAGAAGAATGTCAACATAAGTCCTAGAAATAATCCTTTTGTCGTGGTTTTTTTTGCTATTTTTTTAAAATAGTAGATTAAAGACTAATAATAGAACAACGAAAGCGTATAATTACGCAAGTATCTTTTTGGAGGGTTTATATATGAAATCTAAGACAGCGGTTGTTACAGGCTCATCAGGCGGCTTTGGCCTGCTAATCTCATTGGAGCTTGCACTGCGCGGTTTTTATGTTGTGGCTACGATGAGAAATATCGAAAAAGGGTCGGAACTAATAAATAAAGCTAAAGAAATGAGTCTTGAGCAATACATCAAGTTAATTGAGCTTGATGTGACTCGGGAAGATTCCATTCTTACATGCAAGAGTTATTTAGAAGAAAGCTGCGGTTCAATCGACATTTTGGTTAATAATGCAGGGTATGCCGGAGCGGGTTTTGCCGAAGAGGTTTCCATTCAAGAATTTCGAAAGCAATTTGAAACGAATGTATTTGGAGTTATGTCGGTTACCCAAGCAATCCTGCCGCTGATGCGGAGAAAAAAGGCCGGGAAAATTATAAATATGAGCAGTATCAGCGGTAAAATCGGCTTTCCGGGTCTATCTCCGTATAGTGCCTCTAAGCATGCATTGGAAGGATACAGTGAATCACTTAGACTCGAGTTAAGGGACTTTGGCATTGATGTTGTGTTAGTAGAGCCGGGTTCTTTTAAAACCAATATTTGGACAACAGGTAAACAAGTAGCTGAATCATCCCTCAATCAGAACTCGCCTTACTTTAAAATGATGGAAAGAATAGAAGCCCATCTTCATAAAGCATCACCAAGATACGGAAACCCAATAGATGTAGCTAGGCTAATCGGAGACATCGCTGAAAATCCTAAGCCCAAACTCCGATACCAAATTGGAAAAGGTGTAAAAGCCACGCTAGCTCTAAAAGCCATCCTCCCCTGGTGGATCTGGGAAAAACTATTACTCAAACAACTAAAATAAACCGATTCGACAAACTTCGGGACGTGACAGGCATCAGCCCCGTATGTAATAATAAAAAAAAAAGTTCAGCAATATGTATAAGCTTGGGAATAAGGCTCAAGCGTTTCTACCAGGTAACCGTAAATTACCGGACTACATGAAGGGTGAATGTGACATATGCTATTTGAACATA
This genomic stretch from Bacillus oleivorans harbors:
- a CDS encoding SDR family oxidoreductase, giving the protein MKSKTAVVTGSSGGFGLLISLELALRGFYVVATMRNIEKGSELINKAKEMSLEQYIKLIELDVTREDSILTCKSYLEESCGSIDILVNNAGYAGAGFAEEVSIQEFRKQFETNVFGVMSVTQAILPLMRRKKAGKIINMSSISGKIGFPGLSPYSASKHALEGYSESLRLELRDFGIDVVLVEPGSFKTNIWTTGKQVAESSLNQNSPYFKMMERIEAHLHKASPRYGNPIDVARLIGDIAENPKPKLRYQIGKGVKATLALKAILPWWIWEKLLLKQLK